TGGCCGTCGGCGTGATCCTGGTGAGCATCTCCTTCGTCGCCTCGGGAAACGCCCAGGCGCCCTGAGCCGGGCGCGGGACGGCCCGGGACGGCCCGGGACGGCCCGGGACGGAAGAGCCCCCGCCCTCCCCGGACGGGGGAGGACAGGGGCTCTGGTCCGCTCAGCTCAAACCGCCTCGGTACGGCCTCAGTACGCCGAGCCCGACGCGCCCAGCGAGCCCGTCGGGTGCCAGACCGTCTTGGTCTCCAGGAAGGCGGTCAGCCGCTCCGTGCCCTGCGGTGCCGTCCAGTCCTGGGAGGCGGCGGGGCGCAGCACGCGCTTGAGGTTGTCCGCCGCCGCGATCTCCAGGTCACGGGCCAGGTCGGTGCCCGCGCCCGCTCCCGTGAGGTCGATCGCGTTGACGTCCTGGTGGGCGGCGAGGGAGGGGGCGATCTCCGATGCCCTGCCGGTCAGGATGTTGATGACGCCGCCCGGAAGGTCGGAGGTCGCCAGGACCTCGCCCAGGGAGAGGGCGGGGAGCGGGGCGGACTCCGAGGCGATCACGACGAGCGTGTTGCCCGCCGCGATGACCGGGGCGATCGTCGAGACCAGGCCCAGGAAGGAGGAGTCCTGGGGGGCGACGACGGCGACGACGCCGGTCGGCTCCGGGGTGGAGAGGTTGAAGAAGGGGCCCGCGACCGGGTTCCCGCCGCCCGCGATCTGGGCGATCTTGTCGGTCCAGCCCGCGTACCAGACCCAGCGGTCGATCGCCGCGTCGACGACCGCGCCCGCCTTGGACTTGGACAGGCCCTCGGCCTCGCCGACCTCGCGCACGAACTGCTCGCGGCGGCCTTCGAGCATCTCCGCGACGCGGTAGAGGATCTGGCCCCGGTTGTACGCCGTCGCGCCGGACCAGCCGCCGAACGCCTTGCGGGCCGCGACCACGGCGTCCCGGGCGTCCTTGCGGGAGGCGAGGGGCGCGTTGGCGAGCCAGTTGCCCTTACTGTCCTGCACTTCGTACACCCGGCCGCTCTCGGAACGCGGGAACTTCCCGCCCACGTACAGCTTGTAGGTCTTGAAGACGCTCAGCCGCTTCGCGTCGGACTGCTTCACGTCAGTCGTCTCAGACATCGAGGTACGCCTCCAGGCCGTGGCGACCGCCCTCGCGGCCGTAACCCGACTCCTTGTAACCGCCGAACGGCGAGGTGGGGTCGAACTTGTTGAATGTGTTGGCCCAGACGACGCCCGCCCGGAGCTTGTTCGCGACCGCGAGGATGCGCGAGCCCTTCTCCGTCCAGATGCCGGCGGAGAGGCCGTACTGCGTGTTGTTGGCCTTGGCGACGGCCTCGTCGGGCGTACGGAAGGAGAGGACCGACAGCACCGGGCCGAAGATCTCGTCCCGCGCCACCGTGTGCGCCTGGGTGACGTTCGTGAAGAGCGTCGGGGCGAACCAGTAGCCGGAGGACGGGAGTTCGCACGGGGCGGACCAGCGCTCCGCGCCCTCCGCCTCGCCCGTGTCGGCCACGGCCTTGATGCGGGCGAGCTGCTCGGCGGAGTTGATCGCGCCGATGTCGGTGTTCTTGTCCAGCGGGTCACCGAGGCGCAGCGTCGACAGGCGGCGCTTCAGCGCGTCCAGCAGCTCGTCCTGGATCGACTCCTGGACCAGCAGGCGCGAGCCCGCGCAGCAGACCTGGCCCTGGTTGAAGAAGATGCCGGTGACGATGCCCTCGACGGCCTGGTCGATGGGCGCGTCGTCGAAGACGATGTTCGCGCCCTTGCCGCCCAGTTCGAGGGTGACCTTCTTGTTCGTGCCCGCGACCGAGCGGGCGATGGCCTTGCCGACGCCGGTCGAGCCGGTGAAGGCGACCTTGTTGACGTCCGGGTGGTTGACCAGGGCCGCGCCCGTGTCGCCGTAACCCGGAAGGATGTTGACGACGCCGCGCGGCAGGCCCGCCTGGCGGCAGATGTCCGCGAAGAACAGCGCCGAGAGCGGCGTGGTCTCGGCGGGCTTCAGGACGACCGTGTTGCCGGTGGCGAGCGCCGGGGCGATCTTCCAGGCCAGCATCAGGAGCGGGAAGTTCCAGGGGATGACCTGGCCCGCGACGCCCAGCGGGCGGG
This is a stretch of genomic DNA from Streptomyces sp. NBC_00237. It encodes these proteins:
- a CDS encoding aldehyde dehydrogenase family protein; this translates as MRMTFEYAPAPESRAVVDIAPSYGLFIDGEFTEASDGKVFKTVSPSTEEVLSEVALAGHDDVDRAVKAARRAFEKWSALPGSERAKYLFRIARIIQERSRELAVLETLDNGKPIKETRDADLPLVAAHFFYYAGWADKLDHAGYGANPRPLGVAGQVIPWNFPLLMLAWKIAPALATGNTVVLKPAETTPLSALFFADICRQAGLPRGVVNILPGYGDTGAALVNHPDVNKVAFTGSTGVGKAIARSVAGTNKKVTLELGGKGANIVFDDAPIDQAVEGIVTGIFFNQGQVCCAGSRLLVQESIQDELLDALKRRLSTLRLGDPLDKNTDIGAINSAEQLARIKAVADTGEAEGAERWSAPCELPSSGYWFAPTLFTNVTQAHTVARDEIFGPVLSVLSFRTPDEAVAKANNTQYGLSAGIWTEKGSRILAVANKLRAGVVWANTFNKFDPTSPFGGYKESGYGREGGRHGLEAYLDV
- a CDS encoding aldehyde dehydrogenase, which produces MSETTDVKQSDAKRLSVFKTYKLYVGGKFPRSESGRVYEVQDSKGNWLANAPLASRKDARDAVVAARKAFGGWSGATAYNRGQILYRVAEMLEGRREQFVREVGEAEGLSKSKAGAVVDAAIDRWVWYAGWTDKIAQIAGGGNPVAGPFFNLSTPEPTGVVAVVAPQDSSFLGLVSTIAPVIAAGNTLVVIASESAPLPALSLGEVLATSDLPGGVINILTGRASEIAPSLAAHQDVNAIDLTGAGAGTDLARDLEIAAADNLKRVLRPAASQDWTAPQGTERLTAFLETKTVWHPTGSLGASGSAY